Genomic DNA from Paenibacillus donghaensis:
GGAAATATCTTCTAAAGTAACGCCAATCCTTACCGAAGCCGCGTGTTTGAAGGATGGCAGCTGTGTCAGCTGATCTTCTGTGAGTTCATTTACATTCTGAATTTCTATGAAAATGGAGGTCGCCTCCGGAAACTGCTGCATAATCAGAGGTTTCAAGGCTTGAGTCGCCTGATACTTCCATAATTCACGCGGATAAGCATCGCTGAGTGCCTGCGAGTCGATCTCCTGCCCGACATGAAAACGGAGGTTAGGCTCCAGAAGAGGATAGGCGTAAGCATGATACGTACGGTGCATGAAGTCAAAATCCAGCTTCTTAATCTCAAAATCCTGTTGGTAACGTTCCTTCAGGTAGGACTTAAATTGAGTTTGCTTGTGTTTGGCTTCCCAAGGTGAGCCCCAAAAAAGAAAATAGAATGCTGCCGCAGCAATGAGAGCGATCCCCAGCCACAGTAGAACCTTTGCGGTTCTGGCTTTAGTTTCTTTTAACATTCCACAGCACCACTTTCCATAGTTTACTAGTAGGTCTATCATAACTTATAATGACTGGATAATTAAGGTATAGGTCAGATCCTTGAACTTATGTGCAAACAGGTGATCGTATGGGTCAAATCTGGGTAATAAAGAAGCAGGACTGTTAAAATTTACATACCAGGGAGGAAATAAACTTTGCCTGAACTTACTAGCTCCTATATTGATTCGCTTGCGCCGAATGCCGCCGCGATCAAGAATGGCCAGGGATTGGTCAAGAAAAAAAGCTTCGTGCAGCTGCAGCAGTCAGCGGAAGGAGATCTGCTGTTTGGGCAATGCTCCGGGAGCGGGAAGTCCAACTATGAATGTTCTGTCGATTTCATCGTACCGGACAAACCGCTAGCCCGCTGCACCTGTCCAAGCCGCCAGTTTCCCTGCAAGCACGCGCTTGGATTAATGTATGCGTTCGTTGAAGGGGCAGCCTTCGAGATAGCTCCGGTGCCTGAGGATATTGCTTCCAAACGCGAGAAGGCCGGGAAACGCGAAGAGAACAAAAGCAAGCAGGAAAATAGTGAAACTTCGCCCAAGCCGAAGAAAGTTAACAAATCGGCGCTGAAGAAGAAGATCAATGCCCAGCTGGAGGGACTTGATGTCCTGGAGAAGCTGGTGCTGTCCCTGATCCGCAGCGGCCTGGGTACGATAGACGGCAAGATGCTGAAGAACATCCATGAGCATGTGAAACAGATGGGCAATTATTATTTGTCCGGTGCGCAGATTGAGCTGCGGCGGTTCGCGCTGCTGCTGGCCGAGGAGCGTGAGGTGGAAGAGAACTATACCTATGCAGCGGAGCAACTGACACTGCTGCATGCTTTTATCCGCAAGGGCAGGACTTATCTGCAGTCGAAGCTGGAGGACCCGGAGCTGGCACTGGATCATGAATCGACAATTGAGGAATGGCTTGGGCATGCCTGGCAGCTGACCGAGCTGAAGGCAGCCGGACGGGTCACGCAAGACGTTGAGCTGCTGCAACTGTCCTTTTTCAGCTATGACGATGCGGCCCGCTTGGAATTCGTCGATCATG
This window encodes:
- a CDS encoding SWIM zinc finger family protein yields the protein MPELTSSYIDSLAPNAAAIKNGQGLVKKKSFVQLQQSAEGDLLFGQCSGSGKSNYECSVDFIVPDKPLARCTCPSRQFPCKHALGLMYAFVEGAAFEIAPVPEDIASKREKAGKREENKSKQENSETSPKPKKVNKSALKKKINAQLEGLDVLEKLVLSLIRSGLGTIDGKMLKNIHEHVKQMGNYYLSGAQIELRRFALLLAEEREVEENYTYAAEQLTLLHAFIRKGRTYLQSKLEDPELALDHESTIEEWLGHAWQLTELKAAGRVTQDVELLQLSFFSYDDAARLEFVDHGYWMELSSGDIHRTVQYRPRKAAKHMREEDSFFEVVQTTSLYKYPGDLNARVRFEEMIPRAVTAADLAHVSAQAHRSFTEAFKQVKNQLKNPLSDKSPVLLLHAATVGRTASGQFVLTDQSGVQLVLEDISALPQGSVTLLPYLAAPQLRDCAVLVMFEHRLDQGRLVAQPLSIVKDDDVTRLLY